A region of Procambarus clarkii isolate CNS0578487 chromosome 22, FALCON_Pclarkii_2.0, whole genome shotgun sequence DNA encodes the following proteins:
- the LOC123761152 gene encoding uncharacterized protein → MGVILKLQLSLSGHPLERTTSLNCLGRPVFGLGRPVKVVHLCYRDHRSELPLWATTSHWQQQLFTHLRIKTLTMHSWGSEFPLTRTLSSSSPLFPNLPQPSPTFSNLLQPSPTFPNLPQPSPIFSNLLQPSPTFPNLPQASPSFPNLRQPSQTFPNLLQPSPTFPNLPQPSPTFPNLHQPAPTFPQPSPTFPNLPQPSSTYPTFPNLPKPSPTFSNLPQPFPTFPNLLQPSPTFPNLPQPTPTYPNLPQPSPTFSNLPQPSPTFPNLHQPSPTFSNLPQPSPTFSNLPQPSPTFPNLSQPSPTFPNLPQPSPTFPNLLQPSPTFPNLHQPSPTYPNLPEPSPTFPNLLQPSPTFSNLPQPSLTFPNLPQPSPAFPSLPQPFPTFPNLPQPSPTFHSLPQPSPTFPNLLQPSPTFPEPSPTFSSFPQPSPTFPNLP, encoded by the coding sequence ATGGGAGTCATTTTAAAGCTTCAGCTCTCGTTATCGGGCCATCCACTAGAACGGACAACCTCATTAAACTGCCTAGGCCGACCAGTGTTCGGTTTAGGGAGACCGGTGAAAGTGGTACATCTATGTTACCGAGACCACCGCTCGGAGCTGCCGCTCTGGGCCACGACATCCCACTGGCAGCAGCAGCTCTTCACTCACCTCCGTATCAAGACACTAACAATGCACTCATGGGGGAGTGAATTCCCCCTTACCCGCACGCTCTCCTCCTCGTCCCCTCTCTTCCCCAATCTTCCCCAACCTTCCCCAACCTTCTCCAACCTTCTCCAACCTTCCCCAACCTTCCCCAACCTTCCTCAACCTTCCCCAATCTTCTCCAACCTTCTCCAACCTTCCCCAACCTTCCCCAACCTTCCCCAAGCTTCCCCAAGCTTCCCCAACCTTCGCCAACCTTCCCAAACCTTCCCCAACCTTCTCCAACCTTCCCCAACCTTCCCCAACCTTCCCCAACCTTCCCCAACCTTCCCAAACCTTCACCAACCTGCCCCAACCTTTCCCCAACCTTCCCCAACCTTCCCCAACCTTCCCCAACCTTCCTCAACCTACCCCACCTTCCCCAACCTTCCCAAACCTTCCCCAACCTTCTCCAACCTTCCCCAACCTTTCCCAACCTTCCCCAACCTTCTCCAACCTTCCCCAACCTTCCCCAACCTTCCTCAACCTACCCCAACCTACCCCAACCTTCCCCAACCTTCCCCAACCTTCTCCAACCTTCCCCAACCTTCCCCAACCTTCCCCAACCTTCACCAACCTTCCCCAACCTTCTCCAACCTTCCCCAACCTTCCCCAACCTTCTCCAACCTTCCCCAACCTTCCCCAACCTTCCCCAACCTTTCCCAACCTTCTCCAACCTTCCCCAACCTTCCCCAACCTTCACCAACCTTCCCCAACCTTCTCCAACCTTCCCCAACCTTCCCCAACCTTCACCAACCTTCCCCAACCTACCCCAACCTTCCCGAACCTTCTCCAACCTTCCCCAACCTTCTCCAACCTTCCCCAACCTTCTCCAACCTTCcccaaccttccctaaccttccccAACCTTCCCCAACCTTCCCCAGCCTTCCCCAGCCTTCCCCAACCTTTCCCAACCTTCCCCAACCTTCCCCAGCCTTCCCCAACCTTCCACAGCCTTCCCCAACCTTCCCCAACCTTCCCCAACCTTCTCCAACCTTCCCCAACCTTCCCCGAACCTTCTCCAACCTTCTCCAGCTTTCCCCAACCTTCTCCAACCTTCcccaaccttccctaa
- the LOC138367577 gene encoding uncharacterized protein: MEDTPQTKLYPSQAADFAPGMLLLDGLTSHQPTQSSTSPATSPLSRLPHPPPAHSVIHLTRHQATQSSTSPATSPLSHPPHPPPAHSVIHLTRHQPTQSSTSPATSPLSHPPHPPPSHSVVYLTRHQPTQSSTSPATSPLSHPPHPPPSHSVIHLTRHQPTQSSTSPATSPLSHPPHPPPSHSVVYLTRHQPTQSSTSPATNPLSPPPHSPPAHSVIHLTRHQPTQSSTSPATNPLSPPLHPPPAHSVIHLTRHQPTQSSTSLATSPLSHPPHSPPAHSVIHLTRHQPTQFSTSPATSPLSHPPHPPPTHSVLHLTRHQPTQ; the protein is encoded by the coding sequence ATGGAAGACACACCGCAGACAAAATTATATCCATCCCAGGCGGCTGACTTTGCCCCCGGGATGTTGCTGCTGGATGGACTCACCAGCCACCAGCCCACTCAGTCGTCTACCTCACCCGCCACCAGCCCACTCAGTCGTCTACCTCACCCGCCACCAGCCCACTCAGTCATCCACCTCACCCGCCACCAAGCCACTCAGTCGTCTACCTCACCCGCCACCAGCCCACTCAGTCATCCACCTCACCCGCCACCAGCCCACTCAGTCATCCACCTCACCCGCCACCAGCCCACTCAGTCCTCCACTTCACCCGCCACCAGCCCACTCAGTCATCCACCTCACCCGCCACCAAGCCACTCAGTCGTCTACCTCACCCGCCACCAGCCCACTCAGTCATCCACCTCACCCGCCACCAGCCCACTCAGTCATCCACCTCACCCGCCACCAAGCCACTCAGTCATCCACCTCACCCGCCATCAGCCCACTCAGTCCTCCACTTCACCCGCCACCAGCCCACTCAGTCATCCACCTCACCCGCCACCAAGCCACTCAGTCGTCTACCTCACCCGCCACCAGCCCACTCAGTCATCCACCTCACCCGCCACCAACCCACTCAGTCCTCCACCTCACTCGCCACCAGCCCACTCAGTCATCCACCTCACTCGCCACCAGCCCACTCAGTCATCCACCTCACCCGCCACCAACCCACTCAGTCCTCCACTTCACCCGCCACCAGCCCACTCAGTCATCCACCTCACCCGCCACCAACCCACTCAGTCCTCCACCTCACTCGCCACCAGCCCACTCAGTCATCCACCTCACTCGCCACCAGCCCACTCAGTCATCCACCTCACCCGCCACCAACCCACTCAGTTCTCCACTTCACCCGCCACCAGCCCACTCAGTCATCCACCTCACCCGCCACCAACCCACTCAGTCCTCCACCTCACTCGCCACCAGCCCACTCAGTGA